The DNA region AGGGCAACAAGAAAGAGAGCGGAGGCCTATTCGTGCACGTTGAGAAGCGCCATTCGTTTAGGGACGGGCAGTACTTTTACCAGATCAGCAGCGAATACGCAAAGCCTCAGCCCAGTTGGTTCAAGCGAACCCAACAGTTCTCCATACCAACAACGCCCATGTCAGAATACATGCCTCGGGATTTACGGGTTGGCATCTCGAGACCGACTTCTATCCATGAAGAGAATTCTTCAACCTCTGGCGcttcaacaccaacggcACCACCCACTGTCATCGGCGGCAAGAAGCCCAAAGTTGTTCTCAGCAAGTCTATCAAATACGACGTCGACCATCGCAAAAAGTCCTACCGGCCCGAGATTGTCGAACTTCATTACGACCGCCTCCACAACCCAGAAAACTGTTACCATATCCGCGTCGACTGGATGAACGTCACTGCCAAGCTCATCGAAGACGCCGTTGAAAACTGGGCAAGGGAAGCAGCCCAGTACGGTCTCCGACTGGTTGAAGTCCCCATAGCAGAAGCCTGCTCGATCAGCTACATCAACCCCTTCCGCCGACCCTACATCATGAAACTcgccctcccaccacccgaCCAGTCACCCGTCACATATTACGACTCTAAttccttcaccccctccgcccagCCGGGGAAGCATTTCTACCAAAAGGCCATCCTACGCAAATTCGACTTTGTCCTCGACGTCGAAGCAGCGTCCAACTTTCCCTCCAACGTCGACGTGTCCTACTCGTGGGGAAAGCCAGACTTCAGATATACCCAGTACATCCACCGGTCGGGGTCTGTCCTGGCGCAAATCACAGACGAGGGGGATCTTCTCTTGTTGGCAAACAGGTTGTATAGCAGCCGAGCTGCTGCCGccagggagagggagatgcaGAGGGAACTCCGGACGGAGCACCCTGCCATCGGTGTGAACAGTGCCGTCGCCACGCCTGGTGGTGTTCTGGGACGGGCGATGACGCCGCTGGGTGGTTACCCGGCGTTTAACCTCCCCACTCCGAGTGGGGGAATTAGTTCAGAGCCGGTGACGTCTTCTCCGTCGATTAAACCGGGTTTTTTGTCACCTATCATTCGACCTGTTGGGGCAATGGCGATGAGTAACCCGCCTTCTgctgggggtggagggggtagTGCGTTTGGTACACCGGGGATATTGCAAAAGGGGCCGGGGTGGAGCTGGACGGGGCAGGAGCCGGAGATGGTGAAggatgagctggagaggTTTTGTAAGGATATGGGGGCATTGGACCAGTTTTATCGGGAGCAGCGgatggctgctgttgttaGGGAGGCGGGCGGGGGGGTTAGTGCTGGGGGTAttggggctgttgggggaggagttgttggggcggggggtggggagtacgccggtggcggaggggaaTATTCCTGTCATTGGGCTGCCGGGAAATATCATTGGGAGCGTTGGGGGAGTGGTAGTGGGGCAgtgggaatggggatgggaatCAGTCCGAGGGTGGGGAGCCCGGCTTTTAtgatgggggcgggggagaggtttTTGAGACGGGGGAGTGTGCAGATtgcgggggggttggaggggttgaggatgacggggaagggggaggggaaggggattgggggggaTAAGTAAAGGAGGGATAGGATATGATCGGAGGGGAAACCCGGGATAGGGAGTTGGCGATTTGTCTGTGAGTTTAGGGCGAGGGGTGCTTTGGATTGTTGGGGTGGCGTGTGATAGTCTGAGGATTAATTAAGAAATATATCCGAAGGTATCTCAGGTATATAAAAATGACTTTAGTAGGCGAGGAAAAGCCCTTTACAATCATTTCTCCATGATTTCGGTACAATTGCTGAGTCCTTGAGACCCCTTAACATTATCTATGTGAGGTAtgctacctaggtaggttTGTCCCCGACGTGTGTATCTCTAACGATGCCCTGCCCCTTCCCTTGTCGGGGGGCTCGGCAGGCGGTGTTAACGTGCGGCGATTGTGGAGAGACTGCCCGTTTGGTAGTCACATCGTTGGGGGCTGGATGAAGCCACCGCTTGAACGACGATATCTCTAGGTACCCTTACCGCGTTCGCAGGCGGGGACGTGGCCTACGGTGGTGTGTGTGCGCTTTGAGACGTGCATGATCGAGCGGTTGCGCGCGCGTGTGTGTATATGAGTGTCCATTGCGGTGGATATCTGGAGAAGTCAAGTAGAAGAGGTGCGGCTGTTTGCTTGGGTGGTCacttgatgatgctggaCGAGGTAGAAGAGTATTTTGGATGGTATGATATCTCTAAGAATGTTGCCTTTGAGACGATATGATGCTCGGATGATGAGATGTCTATGAGATGAGAGGTTCTTTCGGAATGAGAGGGAGTTCATGATATTGTCTAAATAAATCCATCGGTATCTACCCGGGTGTATTGATATTTTGAGTAAAAGGATCTTGAACACCTTCCCCCTTCATAGCCTTCGACAAACCAAGTTAAGTCAAGTCAAATATTAGGTTAGAATTGACTTGTTTGACTTggtgcctacctacctaccttggcACTGGTGTTTTTGAGACGAGTCCCATCTTTGGAAGATGGAGATCTTTAGGATGGGTAGTATCTTGGGAGACGATGACCTTAGAGAAACTATCATCACTCAAGGCTTCAACTTCCAATCCTAAGTTTGTGGCTGCATTTAAGTTTAAACCAGAGATTGTTCATTATGTTTAACTGCGAAGCAGAAGCTAGGGGTTAAACAGATTTCAAGTTGAGAATCCGTCACAAACAAAGACGCCTACATCCACGAAGAGACCTCACATCCTACCATATATAAGCCTCATCACTCCTCTAGTCCGTACCCTACACACTGCAAAGTCCGATATATAAACCTACCTAATCCCAAGGTACCCAAATAGGGTTATGTAGGTATATCAAATCTATCAAGTCATCCAAATTCATCGGAAATCCAGATTCGCCAGAGTTTCAGCTACATCTGGTTTGCTTATTTGGACTTGTTTAGTATTAGCTTTGGCAGGTTTGTTTGCCGGTTTGCAACTCAGACAACCTACCGGAAATGAAGCTTGGATAGCGTCTTAATAATGCTCGGATCTACCTCAAGTACGACAATGCGCCAATGCTGTTGTAGAAAATGATAGAGGTTTTGTTCATACTAAGACAGagttaattatatatatagatcttCAAGCATGAAGGTACTCCTAAATATCTTCCTCGATCTCAACATATGTTTTAAAAAATGGAATGTCTTATATAACTTGTTTTATTTGTAGAATGATCTTGCAATTCTTGTTCAACGTTAAGAATAACCTTgataagtattttattaggGAAGAGTCTGGTGGAAGAAGCCACAGTGGCACCCCAAAGTATAGGTGCAAGATAATTGATTTGGCAGAAAACTGTGGTGTATAGAGAAGGCTATCCAACATGCATGTGTCTGTGCACCCTTGCCATTGGCACTGCTACTGCCATTGCGACTGCCTGGCCTCAACTTGCTTATCAGAGTCGTGGAATTATTTTACAATTAAAAGTAGTAGATATGTTGGAACTAACCAGGTGCTTATTTTCTAAACAACCCTTGGGGTGCTACGGTAGGTACTTAGTCTGAGTGTGAGGAGAAATAAGGCAAGCCGTCTCTGTGAACCTCGGCCGCTTGGCTCAGGCTTTGGTGAGGGCGAATCTGCTGTGGTTTGTGTCAGCCCCTGATTCTGGGTATCTAAGCTTAAACTGCTAACTGCTTTATTTGAGAGTTGATGTGATAGGTCAACAGTTACTCCAAGAGAAATGATAAGAGTGGAGTGTAAGCCAAGCTCTGTGGGATTGAGAGTTGTGAGAATGAAAAGGACAAGCTTGTGATGGACGCTTGAACCACAACCCCAGATCGGCACCAGGTGGCGCCCTTGGCAAAAGCTTGTTCCGACAGGGGTCACAAAAGTAGCAACGGTACCTGACTTACAGAAGAACTGTCCAATCATGGGGCGGTATTTGCTCCAAGAGCTTCACCAGGACGACAGACTTGCATGGATGGAGGGTTTGATGAATCTTATCGTTGAATTCACCGTTGCACCATTGGTCTGCAAGAGGACAGTGGAGTAGGAATACAAATCGGTTCTTTGAGAGACTGTGGGTGCGTGCGGTTGGGGGCCTCAAGGAAATGATCAGCtatgggatggatggtgaggtgaggtgagggttgACATCACTTCCTGCCGAGACCCAGCTCACATGAGAAACAGCGGCAGGTAACTCTTTCCCGGTATTGACTGTCGTACTCCTCAGACCGAGAGTCTGCCTACATGCCTCGCCAGAACTTCGCTCATCACTGTCGTAGAACCGCTGACATGAACCTCTGCGGACCGCCACCAACCTCGAGCTCTTGATATCTCATCCCGTCGCGATCCCTAGGCAACACCAACACATGGCAGTGCACTgcccctcctcacctccaccctcttgATTCCGCGAAACAGCTGCTACTGCCACGACACCACTTATCAAACACAGCTATCAACTCCGGATCATCAAGGTGCCCATTCGTCTTTGCATCTCATGCCTACGCCCTCATATCCTTACCGCTGTGTTTCGTGAAGTTTCACTCTGGCCAGAAGACCAGTTGACACCCTACAAGATCGGTCATTCGTGCGAGGCGGGGAGCACCAATCACGCACTTATCTACACGTCCTCTTTCGCACCTTCGTAGCCAGCAGTCGCTCCTCGTTTCCTGTGCACCGCAATCAATCTTGAGAGGAcgctcctcctcaccaacaaccaaatcaccctccaccaaccgCCAATCGCGACAACACCCCACCACAAAGCCGTTGTGCCTCCCTTGCTCGGCTCCACCGATTCATCCTACCCAAACCACCGGGACCTCAAGCGGCGAGATTACGTCGTGAGCACGCCGACCAGCTCTAAAATACCAAATAAGCTTTCCGAGCCCCTCTCTCGACCCACTTCACCGCAAGCGCGTGGACAATGTCTTGTAAGCACCCTTGATCCAGGGCGCCCCTTTCGCTCTGGTCGTTCTGCTTTCCCTGTTGCCATGCTTCTCTGTGTCTCTTGGCGATCTGCTGTCAAGGCCTCTCGCTGTACACAACGGCAAGCAGTGCTCAAACACCGCAAGGAGACACAGCGTCTGCCTGTTCCAGGTCGAGTGACATGGCATTTCCCCCCAATCATGCCAAGCCAATCCCGGTTTGGGCCTTCATTGTGACACTGAACCTTCACTAACCACACAATgtcttcttttgtttctgCAGATAACGCCCACCAGACCAAACAAGCGGCACGCAACGTGGCCTGGCACAAGTCGAAGTGGAATATCTTCCCGTACTCACGCAACAAATACACACATGACTCTACCAGCACTGCAACATGGCAGTCGGCCAATGATCAGGATCTCGAAGGCCACCCGCTGCAGGGGTTGCCGATCGGACCGTCGGATGACCCAAGGACCCCGGGAATCCCGCTGAACGGCCCCGGGTCGACGAGCAGAAACATCAATGCATCGGGACGGGCCCCTGATACGACTGATGGCCAGTTTGGAAGTGGTGAGACGTTTGTTGGCTCGAACCCTTTGTCGGCAGGGGAGCAGAAGGTCACTAGCAGTGCGCTTAACAAGTTACCAGCGATGCGCTGGAGATTCAAACGCAGTGTCACTGGCGATGCGACGACGACACCCGAGGGGGCTACTGCCGATGgcgtcaagaagaagaaaaaggagtcGAGCAGTTTCTTCAAGCATGTCGAGCCTAAGGAGCCGTTCACAGTTAGGAACCAGATCCAACGAGTATTCTTCAATTCATGGATCAATGTGTTGCTGATTGCAGCACCGGTTGGTATTGTAATTGCCAATATTCACTCTGTCAGTAAGATTACCGTGTTTGTGGTTAATTTTATGGCAATTGTTCCCCTGGCGGCCATTCTGGGGTTTGCGACGGAGGAGATTGCGTTCAGGACGGGCGAGACTGTGGGTGGTCTATTGAATGCCACCTTTGGGTATGCTATGTTGACTCCGCATGGCGCTTTGTGATATGCTGACCGGACATGATGACAGAAACGCAGTCGAACTGATCGTAGCCATCATCGCGCTTGCTGATCGTCAAGTCGTCATCGTTCAGACCTCCCTCATCGGCAGCATCCTCTCCAACTTACTCCTCGTCATGGGCAtgtgcttcttctttggcggGCTGCGGAGACGGGAACAAtacttcaacaccaccgttGCGCAAACTTCTGCCAGCTTGCTCGCCCTCGCCGTGGCCAGTGTGATCGTTCCGACAGTGTTTGACCGATCCAGCCAGTCGCCACAGAACGATGTTGCCAAGCTGTCTCGAGGCACCTCCGTCATTCTTCTCTTCGTTTACTGTGCCTACTTGTTCTTCCAGCTCAAGACGCACTCAATGGTCTTTGCCGAAGAAAGCCAGAAGGTTCAAGCCAAACCGTTCACCCACCCCATGCGACGCAGCGTCCCCGAAGGCGCCGTCTCTCAGGGACTCGTCGCCCCAGCTGGCATTATCAGCGGTCATGGCTTGGGGTCAGAGCAATCCGAGAATGAAAAGATCCGGGAAATGGTGACCAAGCCTCCTATGAGGAGTGCTTCGGGGGCAACCCAAGGCGGCACCGTCAGTAATCCCGGCAAAGGCAGTGTAGAGGAAGACAACGACAAAGATGAGGTTACACTGCACTTTCTCGTTGCCATCGCCACCCTCGCCGGGTCTACGGTTGTTATCGCCATTTGTGCAGAGTACATGGTTGACTCCATCagcgccatcaccgccagcgGGGTTGTTTCTGAAGAATTCGTCGGTTTGATTCTTCTTCCTATCGTGGGCAACGCAGCTGAGCACGCCACTGCTGTAACTGTTgccatcaaggacaagaTGGATCTTGCTAttggggtggcggtgggttCGAGCATGCAAGTGGCGTTGTTTATCATCCCCTTGCTTGTTATCATtgggtgggggatggggattgaTGCCATGACGCTGAGCTTTGATCCATTCCAGGTGGCGGTGTTGTTTGTTgcggtgttgctggtgaaTTATTTGATAAATGACGGGAAGAGTCattggttggaggggatgttGCTTATGTGTTTGTATGCCATCATTGCGATTTGTTCTTGGTGTAAGTTTCCTCGCAGTGAAGAGTTTTGGACAGCAAAATTGCTAACGTGGCCATGTATAGGGTACCCGACCGATGGGAGTAGTATTGCCGGAGGGGGGAATAACAGGACTTTGGAGTTGAGTCTctaggggggtggtgatggcagggggtgggaggatgaggtaACGCGatgactttttctttttagtCTGGCTTGTAGAGTACTTGAGAGGAGGGTTCTCCTAGGTATAAGAGAACAGCATAGAAGGAGGCGGCAGGGGAATTTTTATTTGAGGAAGACTCTACACGAGATGTTGAcgggttgatgttgatagGGGCATGCCCTAGAGAAAGTGATATTGCTGATGAAAGTTGGGGTGAATGTGTATGACTGTTGACTTGAGTCTTTCAAGATTATTGATATGCCTGTTGATTGCGCAGAAGGCTTATTTGTTACTTTGTCAAAGGATTTTGCAGTAGTTTTGAAGGCTTTTGAGTGGCTTTAAAGGGGGTTTGAACAACTTTGAATGTGTTTTAGGTAGTTCAAAGGAATTTTGAGTAACTTTGAAGGAGCTTTGAGTAGCTTCGGAGGAGTATTGACTGTTGGTCCCCTTTATTTTCCCGATTGGTTCTTCTGCCCATAATGTCTGAAAGGCAGTACTGCACTTTTtagctttaaatatttaacgGGCAGGGTGATTCTCAAAATTTATCTTTGGTCTGAACTTTTGGTGTCGTTTGTCCGTCTTTTATCTCAGCTTCTAAATAGTCTTTTGTCTTAGCTTTTAATACCGGTTATCCAAGCCTAGAATGTtgtttatatttatttagtctAAGCCTTCAAGAGAGcttctggtggtgatggtttgtCTTTGGGATTTCTTTTGGGAGATTGTCTGCGTTTTTGAAGTGGTTATTATGTGtgagatgatgttggctaACGAGGTTCTGAGAGTTGGGGTAGAGCCTTGGTATTGGGGAGGTCATGGAGAAGGGGTGTGAGTTCTTTTTGGGAGATGCGCTTGCGAGCAGCGAAAAAAGGCCGTCGTGAGAGGGCGCGTTTTTCTTGTCTTTACCTCGTTTGCTCGCGTGGGGACAGAGTGTGGATCTTTCGTTTGCGAGTGTAACATGAGGAATATGTTTGAAGAGTTCTCTATGCATGTATGCGTGTGTGTATGTGGTAAAGTGCTATTGTGTATATAGTTTAAGTTGATGGGAGAGCTGGGGTTTTGGCACTTGAAGTTGGCCACTTGATGGGTGACCATGAAACATACCTAGTGTCTTAACTGTGCGATAGCAGCAAAACATATTTGATGAATGGTTGGGTACTCAACATGGTGAGTTAACTCGCAATAGCTAAGATGGATTTGACGGGTTTTTACTACAGAGTCAGACAAAACAGGCCATTGGGATGAGATTTGTCTTTGAGATGAGATGTGGCTTCGGGATGAGATGTGCCTACTGGGATAAAATGGTGTAACTTTGCTTCACCATTAGTTGTAGGATGATGAACAAGCGCGAGTGAGAGAGCCACCGAGTCCATTCAGGGGTCATTGACCTTTGAGCCTCACAAACTGCCATCAACACATCCAGACTGCTGTCTGTCTCAGAGTACGCCGAAAATAGAATGAACTGCGATAGAGAACTGACTGATACTTTTTGGTAATCTAGGGCTTTCATATGAGCGGTGTGGCCAAGGCCGGCACCAAGTCATATCTACCAAAGCCAAATCCAGACAAAAATCTGGATCTCTGTTAGATTCCTTTGAATGGATAGATTTGATATGTTTATATAACCCCGGGAAGAAGGGTTATAAGCGAAAATCATGACGGAGATCATGATGGAAACATAGCTGGTCTCTACAAGAATAATGAACGTTAACCTATCAAAGCATTCGGAATCTCTTATCTAAGCTTTGGACGAATATAGTCTACGCTTtacatatatatatccaAGCTTCATAAGTATGTAATCTAAGCTTTCAGTGTCCATGATCTCAGCTTATGATTGCTTGCCCATCAAAGAtgttcttttttcttacAGACCGTTGAAAGCATTTCTTTTGATTTCGCTGGGGGGTGGCCAGATCGTTTGAATGTTATTGAATATTTTTGCCCTCTTCACATGGTACCAGTTCAGCCAACGTGTCTAGAAAACGCCTTACTGCATGTATGCCTTGACCCTGGATTTCACCACTGCTGCGCCATCAGCAACCATGTTTGAAAATTTGTGACTGGCCACATCATCAAGCCACCTTTTGTTCCAAGGAGGACGGTGTCCCAAGCCACAGCTTTGGTAGGGGTCTTGGGAGAGAGGCAGGGAGGCGCAGCCACAGATGCTCGGGTTCGCGCGAAGGCCAGTTGTTCATCGGTTGTCAGCAGATACGTTTTTTAGCCAGGAAAATTTGATTCTTGAAAGCCACAGAACAAACGTTAAAGGACGTATTATCCCAAACCTGAGCAAATACCTAGGTTACCT from Podospora pseudopauciseta strain CBS 411.78 chromosome 6, whole genome shotgun sequence includes:
- a CDS encoding hypothetical protein (EggNog:ENOG503NU56; COG:P), producing MSYNAHQTKQAARNVAWHKSKWNIFPYSRNKYTHDSTSTATWQSANDQDLEGHPLQGLPIGPSDDPRTPGIPLNGPGSTSRNINASGRAPDTTDGQFGSGETFVGSNPLSAGEQKVTSSALNKLPAMRWRFKRSVTGDATTTPEGATADGVKKKKKESSSFFKHVEPKEPFTVRNQIQRVFFNSWINVLLIAAPVGIVIANIHSVSKITVFVVNFMAIVPLAAILGFATEEIAFRTGETVGGLLNATFGNAVELIVAIIALADRQVVIVQTSLIGSILSNLLLVMGMCFFFGGLRRREQYFNTTVAQTSASLLALAVASVIVPTVFDRSSQSPQNDVAKLSRGTSVILLFVYCAYLFFQLKTHSMVFAEESQKVQAKPFTHPMRRSVPEGAVSQGLVAPAGIISGHGLGSEQSENEKIREMVTKPPMRSASGATQGGTVSNPGKGSVEEDNDKDEVTLHFLVAIATLAGSTVVIAICAEYMVDSISAITASGVVSEEFVGLILLPIVGNAAEHATAVTVAIKDKMDLAIGVAVGSSMQVALFIIPLLVIIGWGMGIDAMTLSFDPFQVAVLFVAVLLVNYLINDGKSHWLEGMLLMCLYAIIAICSWWYPTDGSSIAGGGNNRTLELSL